One Echeneis naucrates chromosome 4, fEcheNa1.1, whole genome shotgun sequence genomic window, GGGAAGGATATGGTCTGGCGCAGTGTGAAACGCACGGCGTCAATGACGCGCTCGCCTCGGGCCTCAGAGGCGCCCACGCTGACAGTGGAGGCCCCACTGGTGGTGCGAACTATGTGGGGAGGTGGGGAAAAATCCATGGCCTGTCGGTGCTCCATGATGCCCTTCCAGATGATGTGCTGGAACTCTGCGGGGATcttcagcctggacaggtcctAATGGTCATTACATAGGGGAGCGTTAGTATTCgcgggggagggagggagggagggagggggtgggtgggCACTCTTCTCTCTAACCCATCATATGACTCGTGTGGGATAGACAAGGGCTCACCTCCATGTTATAGTTCTCAATCTGGTAGATGTTGGTTAGGCCCTGTGCTGTGAAGTAGTCCAAGCAGCCTGCGCAGCCCAACCGTATAAGGAAGCTGGTGGAGGAACAGAGAACCACATTTACAGGTGGGAatatttcattcttcattttacAGCATACTCTGGAACGAGGTATCGCAGCTTATCAACGAAGTTTGCTTTTGACTTTTAAGACCAGAATTTAAAGAAGTTCTAGTTATCAACTCTTGAGGCTCTCTAAATACTTACGCTTTGCTCTCTTTGACTGTagttagcaaaaaaaaaaaaaaaataatttttgagtTACCGTATTCATTCAAGgtattgttttaatttgaggCAACTCATTTAATGCATTTCAAAAATTGGATTAGTTTGTAACAATTTATGGCCTAACTCTTATTTAATAGCTCTtcttaaataatataaataatgaagaaatcagaagtcaaaaataaaaaagaacaagttATGAAATCACTAAAACTTAACACATTATTgtgaaatgttacattttagtttttaaattcaCTCTTATTTGGTCGTAGAAACGTTTTCAAAATTGTTTTGTGAGAGACTTCAGAGATTAAATTAGGCAGCATaactatttctttttccttgccAGCTAGTTCAGTAGTATGTGCAGCTGTGTTAAACGAAAAAATAAAGGAGGAGTAGTTAGGGACTGTGCAagtactttttttaaatacagcgGTAGCTTATAATTGGTCAAATCAGAATTACTTTAATGTCGTCAATGCAGCCAACAGGACTAACTGGCTAAATTTGGCAGCAGTTGTTGAAAGTGCTAAACGGGGTtgggagagtgggagagggaCTGTGACGCCGCtgtcacaggaaaacaaaataaaaatattctctttgcaaaaagacaaagaataatttaaaaaaacgaCTCTGTGCATGACTGAAAATAAGAAACGAATCAGTAAGGATTATTCGTTTTCACAATTTGAACCTTTTTGGCCTCTtctatataaatattaaattaataatgccttttggatttattttctatttaaagcATGGGGCCTTCatacattttaaagcaaatccacaataataaaaaaaaagggttgaTGCTTTTCACTGTGGTTCGGTGAAGTACCTGGAGATGCTGCTGTCCATGGGGtatggaggagggggggtacAGTGGGAGGAAGGCACCAGGGGTAGCTGTGGCTGCAGTGCATGTGTGGGGCTCAGTGAACTCATGTCGGCATTCATGGGGAGGTGAGTGCCCATCATGGGAGTCACTGCAGAGACAAAAGGAGCTACCGTAAGCTGTCTTATAATTCTCTGGGATTTCGAGATGATGTAATGTCAAATTATACAAGGGAATCGGGgggtgggagtgggggggtgggtggcATGCAGGGGTCGCTGTCAACATGATGCATAATGCATCATAGCAGGTCCTGCGGAGGAGGACGTTCTTTTTCAGTggggagctgtgtgtgtctgtgtgcgtatgtATATGTATGGGATGGGGGCGGGGACGGTTCTTCACCTCCCCTCCTGCCTGCCTGGACATGCTCCCCTCATACGGATACAATATGCCCAGGATGGACAGGATGACTGAAGGGTGGGGGGGCTACAGAACAATATAGAGGGGAAACAAAGGGCCACACTTACTGTCAGTCAGGCCTCCAGACATGCTGGATGGGGTGAGTGTGTTACGCTGCTGGGGGTTGATGAGCTGGCTGACAGAGGGCAGCTTGTTGACTTTTCCATGAGttggggagctggagccaaagGAGGGCTGAGATGGCATGGAGGTCCTGAGGCAGGAGAGACGGGGTGACAGACCGTTACTATTATCATCTTTCAACAATATTTAACTCTAAACCAGCCAAGTCACTTCAGTGGAAACAGCAATAACTGATTTCCATGAAAAACTTAACTACGTGTCAGTTCCACAGAGGGGGTTTTCTCCCCATTTCGATTTAATGAAATAGAGGAACAGTAAAAGAACAGAggtcaagcaaaaaaaaaaaaaaaaaaaagacatttactgCCAGTAAAAAGGTCTGGGGCcacaaatgtaacaaaatggTCTGTTTCAAACAGAAGTCACAAAGTCAATTTGCTCTGCACGTAACAAAGTGAACACCTGCATTTtctatttaaagtttttattgaggaaagttaaaaacaaacacacagactgtcctGCAGTGATTTTATAAAACATGACCAGCATTAGCAAAAAGCTCTCTCAATAATAAAGTCTCTTATCCCCAAAGTCCCACAAGTTAGATATTGTGAGTCCAGCTCTCATGATGATGCAAAGGCTAAACACATTCAGTTGAACAAGCTCTTAAATCAaataagacaacaaaaacaagcattttaGCTTGACTCCTGGCCAAAGTCAGCCAGATTTAAAGGCTGAACGGATCAATATTTCACTAACAGAGTGCGCTACACAAACATGATAAACAGAGATCTGATGACACAATGAGGACATCATCACAATAGGCTAACTTAGAAATATCATTTTGAGGGAGAAAAATAATGCATGCAAAAATTATAATCTACATGTTTCAAGAAAAAACGTCATCGGAAACAGACTTTACGGATtattaaacaaagaacaacttTGTCCAGCATGTAGGGCTACAACCTCAACACTGTTTATAGTTTGCATGACctctgaacagcagcagcagcatcaggtCTTAGAAACAGAAAGTTTCAGCATCAGAATCCCAGGAAAGGAGGAAATTTCGGagatcagaaaaaaatcaaagttgataaaaaaaaaggagacagagaagggaTCCGTGTatcagggggaggaggaggaggaggaatgtgGGGCAGAGTttcaggaggagctgcagcgTCGCCTCTGCTCTCCTGCAGGTTCCAGGAGCTGGCTACCAAGACGGGTTTTTACCAGACTGCAGGGAAGGAaccagaaagaagagagaggagaaataagGGCTCAGTGACGAAAGAGGAGAGTGAACTGGCTGAACCCAGAGAGGCCCAGAAGTTGAGGAAATCAGCTTAATAAATattacagaagaaaaaacaaaagcaatggagaaggacacagagagagagacagagaggaaggagaggaaggaacaCAAGTTTTTAGTGACAGCTGGGACCTAAGACTACATCAACAGTCTGTACTAACACCACGAACCAGAAGATGGCAGTATGCAGACAGAGATCACAGATGTTCAGTGCTGGAATGTGCATTGACATGACAAAGCcggagaagagaagaaaaggtcTGAAACAGTCGCTGTTAACAGAaccttttatttcaaaagctgCAATGGAAAGATTGTAGGAGATAGAAAGTACAGAAGAGAGCAACAAACTACGTTTGGTTGTGAGGATCTTCAGTGTCCGAAGAAACACGTTGAAAACATGCTATAACGTATAGATGGACTCTAAAATGTAAGCAATCTTTATTTAGATAATTGATAgattttatatgtatatatatataacattcaTTTAACTAGCAATATTTTAGTGCCTGTCACAAACTCAGAGGCACCCAgcaacacacaaataaagtaaaaaaaaaaaaaaaaaaaaaaaaaaaaacagcaaacgcTTGCACTGTGAGGCTGTCTGCCAGTCCCTTAGTGGGAAACTATAACATAAGCAATAATTATCATCACAGGGCTGTCAAACTATCACTTACACCCATCTCTTCTTTTTAGCTTTTTAGCGTTTAGTGAAATGGGCGTggacaagggaaaaaaaaggttcagtCTGAGAAAGTTTTAATTATGCTGAAGTGAATAGATGAGGCTAAGGCACGGATTTTGTTGGGTACTGTTGTGCAAACCTGGCAGAGCACCCAAAGGCGTTTCCACAAATCTTTGGAAGCTTCTCCTTAACAAAGCATAGCCAGGTACATTTGTCACGATTCATCAGCTTTGGCTCATATCCCATGAGAgcagaaagggggaaaaaaaaaacagcaactctACTGAGCACAAGGTTAACCCTCTAAAGTTGCTAGCATTAAGCAAATTTTAAgtaaattctctgctgctgggaATCATTGCATAATTCATTTTCCAGCAACAATTGTCAGCCTTTACTTGATAGCTACAATGCTTCAGTGAAGGCAATAAATAGAATCAAGTAATGTCATGCAAAGCTTTTATCAGTTTTGCAGCTACAAGTCACTCATGGTTAGTCAGTTAAATCGTTTTTGCTGCCTATTCAaatgaaaagacttttttttttccttgcaagCAAACAAGTAATGTAGCCAAATCAAGAGAGTGCATGGTTACAAGCACCACAGCAGGGAACTTGAATTCCTTGAACCTTGGAAGTAACGTaggtttgtgtttcatttcgTGGCCAAGAACAAAAGAATCACTTTATTAAAAGCCTACACTTGTACTCACTGTTTTTGAAGTagattttgctgctgctgccggtaTGATTCTATGGTATGTTGTGGAAGAAACTGCATGAGTTCCAGAGACTCTTTGATTTTTACCAAAATCTCATAAATTTCACGACCTTTGATCTGTgtagagaaaagaaagagaggagtcAGTGAGCAGGCCAGACGCACTCCAACAAGTGGTTAAAGAAGCTAAACTGCAAAACACTACTCACaggcaaacaaaaaacctcCTCGTCTGTAGATCTTCTCTTCTTGATGGCGGACATCTGAATGCCATGGGAGACCTGGCGGAAGGCTGAAAAGAGGAGAGCGACAGGTGAGTATGGCTGCCATGTACTGAAGTGGTGAGCTAGCCTTAAGCCAAAGCAGCAGTGAAAGAACGAGGGAAAGGAGCAGAGATTGGAAACATTCACTAACTGAGCGTTAGCAGAAGCAAAGGTTCAGGGTCCTCCACACTGACAGCATGTCGAGTAAGACCAAAAGCTTGGCAGCCCATCACCAGCCCCAGCGCTACTTACGGCGTTTCATACCCTCACTGCTCTTTGTGGCGTCTGTTACATGCTGCTTGCGGATGCTGTCCTCATCTGCCTTGCGGTCTCTGCCCGGGCAGGCGCAGATCCTGGCCTCGAAGCACCGGCGGCCTAATACCTGACCGCTGGAGATGGGGAAGACAGAATCTCAGTCACAAAAACAACCCACCACTTGGCTGGAAGCAATGACGTCCAACTTCTGAGGATGAGGACAATGATGACGGTAGCGTCTCTTACTCTCTGGTTTCCAGCGTGACGATGATGAGAATTGGACGTCGGTTCATTCCACCAACGCAGCTGGAGTTGCACATGAAGTTGTACAAAATCGTGGTGAATTCTGTCCCTACCTGAGGACGACAAATGAATGAAGGTGAGTTGGTGACTTGGTGACTCAGAAGGAAAGCAGGTAGAAGTAAAAACCGAATTTGTAAAAGCCACTTTTTTATTAACCTGGTTagctttttaatgaaaatggtCCTTAGATCTAGTTGTGTAAATGTAGCTGCTCTTACTTACTGTTGATTAACAGAGGTAAATAGGTCAGCAGTAACTGTTGAAAAGTGTTAATTCACTTCACCTTTCGTCTTTGTACTTTCattacatacaaacagacaaagcCTGATGTCAGGtgtttaattcaattttttctACTGCCATCACATCAAATACCTTCTGGATATTGTTTGTTTCTAACATAGACCCTCTAAAGAAGAGTTaagattttaaaacacatttcagcaacaTTTCAATGAGTGATAGTCAGCTAATGCAGCatattttttattcctgtgAGAAGATTCACCATATGGTCTGTAGAATGGGTTTAAAAACGCTGAAAAATAAGACAATTCCAAACAAGCATTTGAGGACCGATCAGCTCGTCAGCTCTATTCGTCAGAGTCACGCTGAAGTTGGGAGGCGACACTGACAGGGCAGGAAGGACTGCTCACCTGGGGAGGCTCGTAGGGCACTAATACGCTCTGTCTTCCAGTGATGGAGTCCTCCAAATACTGGGCATGGTTGTTTCCCTCCACGCGGATCAGATGGCTGGCAGGAGCGATCTGGCCTGCGAGCAGCATGAGTCACATTAGTAAATGTCAACAGTAATAAACAATTACTGAACAATAACTAACTTTTCACTCCATCAAATGAACTGACCGTCATTGAACTCGCGGCTCAGCTCGTGGTTGGGGCAGCGTTTCACCACTTCGGTCACATGTTCAGCTTTTTTGTAAACAGGCATGGCTCTGATGACGGCACCTTGTGGGGGGGTGGTCAGGACTTTGATCTGAATGGGACATGTCTTGGCAATTTGGCAGTAAAGTTTCTTCAGTTCTGTTGAGTACTggaaggtagaaaaaaaaaagagacaaaaagatgaggatgaggagtaTCTAGatacattgaaaaaaagaataatatcTGCATGCCCTATTGTCATATTATTGCTCACGACGCAAAAATTCGAAAAGCACAGATTGATCTGCGTAACACCTGTTGCCTGAGCCGTGCACGTCTGGTTTTCCCTGAAGCAAGAGATGTTAAAGACAAGACTGTGATTATGACCtgctaaaataaacacacacacacatacgtttTGGTTCTAAATGTGTGTATTGGGAAACCTCAAGGATGTCTCACGGACAGCCTCTGGGACTTCCGTGGAGCACCATAAAATGGACCCCTCCAGCAGCAATTAGCTGGGCCTGGCTTTCATCTTCAAGGGAGGAGTGCTCTGCTCAAGCATTCGATGGCCACTCATCATAAGGAACAGGGTGCCTGGAGATGCTGGCACACTAACACTGTATCAGGTGGAGTGGAGTTTTGCTGGTGTAGAGGAAAACAGCTCAGTTTTAGCATTTTGAATACAGGAATCGCAAATCACAGCATCTGGTTCATGCCAAAATGTGATGTGTTGGTCACACACACTGGCTCCCATTCAAATTTGTAAACCAGGACTCATGAATAATGGATCCCTGGCACAGTTAGAATTGATAACCAGTAAAGCCATCAGAAAGACTGAATTGTTACTAATAGGCAGAACCCAACTGTGTAAACAAACCATTCAAATCACTGCTGTGTAAGCAGAGCCTTAAATCCTCTGTGTGCAGAAGACAGTGGGTGGGGGTGGAAGGTGGAGGGGAAAATTTTCCTGTCAGCTTCATTTCGGAGGGAAGAAAAGTGAACATTGTGAAAAACCGCTTGGGGTTGTGTTCGAgaacaatacaacacaaaattCCACCTCTATTAAGTTTGGTTTCAAAGAAGAGAAGTTCATTCCAGTACCTGTCTTCGCTGACTTTAAATATTACACAAACTTGGCACAGACCTTTTCAGCTCTGCTCCCCAGGCACAACCTTTCCTTTCATCAGGACAAACCCAAAACAGCACCTTCTTGTCTAGCTTTCCCATAAACCTGGTCACAAGCTGCACACATTACTGCAGTGCAGAGACGGGATCCACTTGGGTTTACAAAAATAACCCAAATTATCggctttgttctttttctcaagTGACCTTATTATAAACTGTTCATCCACAGGATGGCCTGACAACACTACATGGTGTTACTGACACAAAGGTACGATAAGATGCCATGCTATGTTTCAGGATTTGCTCAAATACATCTGATTAAATGAGACACTAACTGATGAGCACGGTTCAAGCTCTTAGAAGCGCATTTCAAAATGATAACCGAACAAACTGTTGACTTTTTGGAAATCAAAGCAGCTTTCCAAAAggtgttaaaaacaaaaagtctggGATGGATGTTTGTAGTTGTCCCGTTGCTTCTAACCTGATACCCTCTGTATGCCTCTGTCAGTCAGCTAAATGAGGTGGAGAGGCCAAGCAGCGAGACGCAGGGTAAGAGCAAAACAGAAAGAGATATCAAAAggttataaagaaaaaataaagacgTGAAGGATCAGTGAGCAGTCTATTGAATAATTACAGGGCCCTGCTTTTATGTAGCTCAtggcaaaaaacaacaaaactccAAACTCCAAGATCTAATCAGAGATGTtggagaagcagaaaagaaaaccaaagttTGTGTAGATCATATCCAACTATCTgaaacacgcacgcacactctcactcacacacacacacacacacacagaaagacaaccATCCCAGCCCTGAAGCTACAAACTTTGAGTACACAACTATGTGTTGCCAGTGCTGTGTTTGCTCAGTAGTGAGAGCAGGAGCTACTGGTGATTGTTGAAAGCAGCGCCTGGCTAAAGCTAACACTGTTCAGGGTGGAGGACACCGGGTTGACTGATGGGATTCAGTGCCTCACACAGGGTGCGGTATTCAGGTGTTAACATGCAATTATGAGTCTTTCATTGGTCACAATGTGAATTACACAGCCGGGGAACACACAGTACACAATACAGAGCTGCTTAATCACAATCGTTTgaaaaggaatttttttttcttctgttttgaaAGAACTGCACATGACACATCCTTCAAGTGGCCCATGAGgttttttgaaataataaatgaccTACAGAAGCTGCACTCATACATCACTGCCTACTGCAGCTAGTGCTGTACAGTTCTGCTGAACGTCGTTTGTTGCCTGACACGTTCAAAACGCGTACGAAAATATGTTCCTACAATGATCTTACTGCATGAAACATACAATTTGTCCTGATGCTTGTACAGTGCTGCATGTGCGCAATTACTTTCTAATACATGCAGCACTTttaacacacaagcacacacttcCCGTGCATTGCAGGTTGAGGCAGGCCCACAGCTGTGGCGTTCTTTTCTCCCTGACAGGCGCTGCGGGCGCATGCAGAAGTCAAGTCCTGACAAACATCAGGCCTTAAACAAGCACCGTTTGGCGCCTCTGGTCTTGTCTTCTTCATACCTGACATGTCATGTCACGCCTAGAGCTTCTCCCAAACCTGTTTAATTCAACAATAACGCAGAGgagtttttctctcttgctgttttctccaaaacacaaagtaaaacctTTACTTCTATAAAGAAAATGGATATAtagtgaaataaaagtttttagACAATAACTGACtccctctttaaaaaaaaaaaaaaaaaaaaagtgagttaTAATGTAGTCACCAGCTACCAGCAATGATGACCACCACTCAGTCTCAGTGACACCTGCTCCAAGGTAAACCCATACACTGACAGGCGGCATCATGTTTGTGTAGCCAGTGTCACATATCCGTCACTCTGGGATTAGCCAATCAAATGCTCATTTACGCTGGCGCTTTAAGCAACTAATTACAAATGAGGACATTaaatttgaaactgaaaataaaagccaacagaaaaaaatggattcTCCCCGTCACAATTTCAAATGCAGAGTAGCTAAAGTTTGTCATGTAGCACCATCGTATtttcacaaaaatgaaacaggGAAGTGTCGCTGCAAGCAACGTTTTGGTATTCTGAAGTTCAGTAATCAGACAATGGTGATTTATCCGTGAACTCATTGGGTGGCTCTGATCTCATCTTCTCCATGTCACAGATTCATTGCATTATTTGTGTTCAAACAACTACAGCAtgatattttctgtaaatcactGCTGCAGCTATCTCTAGAAGGCTGTCTGttgggccaaaaaaaaaaaaaaaaactcttgtgATCCGAACTAAGAGAATGGGCTTTTCCACAACAATTATGGAGAAATCCCATAGCCCATATCATAAAAACCCTTTGACtctgcctttttaaaaatttcCCCTCTACCTTTTCCCATCTGTAGCTTTCAGGACGAGTCGTGACAAGCTTCTTGACACAAACAAGTCTCTGCCCCATCTCATGAGGCGTGGGACGGGCCCGCAGATGTTCCAGGGGCAAGCTGTGTCTTGCTGCCTTTCGCTAGAACACTCTTCTCTTTGAGCATTCAAgggctctcctcctcctccggcgCAATGTGAGATGCAACCATCAAGCTTAACTCTCTCAAAAAGACAGAGCCCACTCCAAGAGCACAGGGTTCAGGAAAGAGGCACACGGTATTTACACAAGTATTATCTACAGGCCCTCAATCCATTACTGTAATCCCCAGAGCTCTGCAGCGTCCCACTGATAGCCTAAACCATGACATTCCTCTCCTTTGACTACTATATATTGTGGCAGTTAATACGCATGGCAAACACAGCCAATCTTTGTCTCACAATGGTGGCCTGATTCGCGACCCTCCATTAATATAGAACAAAAACCACAATAAAACATCTTTAACTGTCGCGCTCATTTGACCTGGCAGATTGCTTTCTGCAGCTAAGTGATAAAGGAAGGATCACAACGGAGACGACAGGAGTGCCAACAAGGAAACTGTTGGAGCAGTTATGGGAAACGTTGACGTGTtgcacctctgtgtgtgtgtcacagtcaTCCTAGACAGGAAGAAGTTAAGGTGTGGGTTAGGGATTAGGTGTGTCTCCATAAGAACAGTCATCAAAAAGCACAGTACACAGTCCACTAAGTCCCGTGGAAGATCCCACAGGCCTTCAAAGCACAGAGCAAAGCTGCAGTGGTGACATCTTCAGTGGCATTCTgccatcagtccatcagtccagCAGTAGAGCGATCAGATTGAGATTATGAGGGCTTTGGGAAAGAGCTCCTGAGATCAGGTTAGGGAGCCTCTTTCAAAATGAGAAGCAACACTGTAATCACTGTTCATTAGAGTAACTTCTCCAGACCACAGAGAAAATGatcagtgcaaaaaaaaacattgttcagTGAGACTAAATGCTCCTTGGTATGATTAAatgacagtgttttgttgtgatgtgaCAGGTCATTGATGgattatgtatttatatttagccTGAACATTTAATGGGGAAACAATATAGTAATTAATATGTTGTTtccctgtttttaaaatgaatcacaTTTTGCTATTACAGCAATCAGTGAATAAAGGAGACCATTTCTGTGTCTCATCAGTGAACATGCTAAACTAACATAAACATTGTGgaattaaaaatacacttttttttttttttttcatttttaaaattatgcaTATCGTAGATGTGGGACAGCTGATttagtttttgggttttttttttttgattgttttacaTGCTTATTTTCGGGTATTAAGTTAAACTGAAAACTCTGGATCAGTAAACCAGTAAAAAGCTTCAGCCAGAGAAGGAGTGTAGCGCTGTGATGATAAATAACAATTCactatttttttcatattaggTCAGACCAATCAAACCAGTCTTGCATCATGTGTTATGACTGTGGGACACAGTCTGTTGTGCTGCATGTTTCTGTGATGGGGATGTGTCTCAAAACCAGTGTGGCTAAGGCTTTGGTGGGTGTGCCTCTCACAAACCACATTTTTAACAGCCTCACAGTTGCACATCAGgaaaacacttttgtttttgaacaaTGAAAATGAGATGGATGAGTGAGGCACTCTGGGAATTGGGTAAATGTCACAGTCCCACAGTTGGCGTCGCCAAGGAATAAGGTGATTTTGCCGAGCACTGGcttttttggctgttttgttttgttttttctccaaaggAACAGTGAATTGAATCCCTGCATTAAGCTCAGCAGGTTTTTCCCTTTGGATGAATCTGACAGGACGACCTTTGCAATTTATCAATCTTTTACAAACCATACGGaccatttgaattaaaatgttgcTGACAGTTTATAATAATTTACTCTAATGCAGATGCCTATGTTCATAGCCCCAGATCGCAGATTCCAACTTATGTTGACGTCCTGGTTCTGATTTGATCAGTGACCTAAAGAAGCTGACTAAGACAACTTCGAATACAAAAACAAGGGACAGCACGCATACAGAGACAGAAGCCTTTCACCGAAGGTGTCCACCAGGATGGACAAATTCACCGAACGTGCAGCGCTTTTACGTTGCTGCACAGAGTGTTGCAGATTACACGCATAAACAACCAAGCAGGTGGGGCTCCGATGCAACAGCTGTCCTTTAGCTTTGTCAAACATAatgacagagcaggagaagCTAGTTATGTAGGTTTACAGAGCATCACATGGTGACATCTAGCTGCGCAGGGCTTCACCACACCTGGGCCAACTGTTGCGTCTGTTTACCTCTGTCATCAACAAACTACCAGCTAACTTTGTTCAATTTCTATGTCAACAGGATCACCCAGAGCTGAGTAAACATGTAAAACAGGAATATATACAAGTTTTTCATGTGCAATCAAATTATTAACAAGGCCAGGGTGATGACAGTATAAGAGCTTGGTCTGGAGCTGCCTTGTATTTAAAGTTCCGTGAAGTaacattgttttgatttggcacaacataaataaaatttgatttgatttgatttacctTTACTTCATCTGCTAATGTTATTTTGTCTTATGTGATCGTATATTTGGTGAGATCATGCTtagcttttcctcttttctcaaGTGAGATGTGATGTTTGAGCTTTTGGCAAGAAATACCCAAGGTTCAGTCATGATTTGAAGCTATACATCTCTGGTGATATTTTTACTTGCCACATTGTGTGACTCAGAACTGATGCACATACAAATCTGCCTGGAGCACAGATTGGCAGATAAGGGATTCATgggtaaaaacaacaaagtccCGATATCCTCTACTCTGGAAAATCACTGCTTCCGCTGCTTCATATGATGAGATGTTAGGATGACAGCAAGCACGTTAATATATCCATGGCAGCTAGGATTCTGATGACACGACAGACATAAAGCTACTTAAAAAGCTGTCTGTAGGACTATTTTGTTATGAAACAATTCACTTATAAACAAAGACAGGCAACCAAACTGCTCAAGGATTGCACACACCGGCACACTTTCAAATGTCCAGTAGCTGTAACTTACCTGGCCCAGTCTGAATCTGTGCTATATAGGCACAGCAGGGTGCACATGAAATATGAATACATGGATTTGCAGCAAatgctatttttatttcttactttcAAATCTTGCTTTGTCATTTTAGCATTATTTACTTCTCTTCCAAGAGTAAGTGCTAAGATGGAACCACTGCTTGACCATAAACTGGGATTTCTCTATAGATTGCACAGAGATGTCTTACCGTCCAGGTGGCCGACTTCGCTGTACTGGATTGCTGGAAGGACACGTCAAAAGTGTGAGGTCCTGCGTAGTCTGTGTTGGATGGGATGGCAGGTGAGGGAGAAAGGGCATCAAAGGTGGAGCTGGGCTGGGCGTAGGGCGATGGGGCAGTCACGCTGTTCTGTGCATGATCGTTGTTGTAGGGGCTGGTAGAGGTCGAGCCACCGTTCTGGATGTTCTGGTCCATGCTGTTCAGGAGCCCCAGGTTTGTATACTGTGACTAGAGACAAAATGGAGGGAGCGGGGAGAGATTTTCAGTCAGTACAGGAGAATTTCACTATTTTAATAAATCTGTCCAGAATTAACTTTGCATTACGGTTTTATAGTCCACCTATAACAATACCCAGTTTAAGGTAAGATGATGATTGAagaagcatttttatttcccttttcatATTCCTACTATATGAACACTGAATAATTTACGTTGATTCAGCTggtaaaacacaaaatctgaaGAAAGCATGCTATGGaagagcatttaaaaaaatattt contains:
- the tp63 gene encoding tumor protein 63 isoform X1; this encodes MFLRQLRLQRQSRLSIHQKSGAIPGSTNPHVKGSLGRVLLNDASIGRLRDRPSCLAWRESSFLTAMSQNQSGQTTDFFNQDVFNQLFDMLDQSAIHSVQPIELNFRDSPTDGSPGNTIQISMDCITMHEPDEALSSQYTNLGLLNSMDQNIQNGGSTSTSPYNNDHAQNSVTAPSPYAQPSSTFDALSPSPAIPSNTDYAGPHTFDVSFQQSSTAKSATWTYSTELKKLYCQIAKTCPIQIKVLTTPPQGAVIRAMPVYKKAEHVTEVVKRCPNHELSREFNDGQIAPASHLIRVEGNNHAQYLEDSITGRQSVLVPYEPPQVGTEFTTILYNFMCNSSCVGGMNRRPILIIVTLETRDGQVLGRRCFEARICACPGRDRKADEDSIRKQHVTDATKSSEGMKRPFRQVSHGIQMSAIKKRRSTDEEVFCLPIKGREIYEILVKIKESLELMQFLPQHTIESYRQQQQNLLQKQTSMPSQPSFGSSSPTHGKVNKLPSVSQLINPQQRNTLTPSSMSGGLTDMTPMMGTHLPMNADMSSLSPTHALQPQLPLVPSSHCTPPPPYPMDSSISSFLIRLGCAGCLDYFTAQGLTNIYQIENYNMEDLSRLKIPAEFQHIIWKGIMEHRQAMDFSPPPHIVRTTSGASTVSVGASEARGERVIDAVRFTLRQTISFPPRDEWSDFSFDLDSRRNKQQRIKEEGE
- the tp63 gene encoding tumor protein 63 isoform X2, which encodes MFLRQLRLQRQSRLSIHQKSGAIPGSTNPHVKGSLGRVLLNDASIGRLRDRPSCLAWRESSFLTAMSQNQSGQTTDFFNQDVFNQLFDMLDQSAIHSVQPIELNFRDSPTDGSPGNTIQISMDCITMHEPDEALSSQYTNLGLLNSMDQNIQNGGSTSTSPYNNDHAQNSVTAPSPYAQPSSTFDALSPSPAIPSNTDYAGPHTFDVSFQQSSTAKSATWTYSTELKKLYCQIAKTCPIQIKVLTTPPQGAVIRAMPVYKKAEHVTEVVKRCPNHELSREFNDGQIAPASHLIRVEGNNHAQYLEDSITGRQSVLVPYEPPQVGTEFTTILYNFMCNSSCVGGMNRRPILIIVTLETRDGQVLGRRCFEARICACPGRDRKADEDSIRKQHVTDATKSSEAFRQVSHGIQMSAIKKRRSTDEEVFCLPIKGREIYEILVKIKESLELMQFLPQHTIESYRQQQQNLLQKQTSMPSQPSFGSSSPTHGKVNKLPSVSQLINPQQRNTLTPSSMSGGLTDMTPMMGTHLPMNADMSSLSPTHALQPQLPLVPSSHCTPPPPYPMDSSISSFLIRLGCAGCLDYFTAQGLTNIYQIENYNMEDLSRLKIPAEFQHIIWKGIMEHRQAMDFSPPPHIVRTTSGASTVSVGASEARGERVIDAVRFTLRQTISFPPRDEWSDFSFDLDSRRNKQQRIKEEGE
- the tp63 gene encoding tumor protein 63 isoform X4, with translation MLYLETGTTTSYSESQYTNLGLLNSMDQNIQNGGSTSTSPYNNDHAQNSVTAPSPYAQPSSTFDALSPSPAIPSNTDYAGPHTFDVSFQQSSTAKSATWTYSTELKKLYCQIAKTCPIQIKVLTTPPQGAVIRAMPVYKKAEHVTEVVKRCPNHELSREFNDGQIAPASHLIRVEGNNHAQYLEDSITGRQSVLVPYEPPQVGTEFTTILYNFMCNSSCVGGMNRRPILIIVTLETRDGQVLGRRCFEARICACPGRDRKADEDSIRKQHVTDATKSSEAFRQVSHGIQMSAIKKRRSTDEEVFCLPIKGREIYEILVKIKESLELMQFLPQHTIESYRQQQQNLLQKQTSMPSQPSFGSSSPTHGKVNKLPSVSQLINPQQRNTLTPSSMSGGLTDSKCGPLQLTVAPFVSAVTPMMGTHLPMNADMSSLSPTHALQPQLPLVPSSHCTPPPPYPMDSSISSFLIRLGCAGCLDYFTAQGLTNIYQIENYNMEDLSRLKIPAEFQHIIWKGIMEHRQAMDFSPPPHIVRTTSGASTVSVGASEARGERVIDAVRFTLRQTISFPPRDEWSDFSFDLDSRRNKQQRIKEEGE